The genomic stretch GAGAAAAAATCTACATTTTCAATCGTCTTCCAATGGGTTTTGCCAAGAACTTCAATCCCGTAAAATCCAACTTGTTCAAGATTGGATAAGAACCGATCCTCTGTGAGTGCTCCTGCAATACATTCACCAAGAAGCTCTTTGTTGTCTGTTATGCTTGCCGGAATTTTCTGTGAAGAGATTATGTCAGACACTACTATTCTGCCGTGGTCTTTTAAAATCCTTAGCATCTCACCAAAAACTTTTCTTTTATCGGGGGAAAGGTTGATAACACAGTTTGATGTAATTAAATCCACAGATTTATTATCTATCGGTATCTCTTCTAAAAATCCTTTTCTGAATTCTACATTTTCATAACCTAAGTTAGCTGAAACTTCAGTGATACTTTCAGTTGCAACCTTGAGCATATCATCGGTCATGTCAACCCCAATTACCTTACCTTGCTCGCCTGTCTTTTTAGAAGCAATAAAGCAGTCTATACCAGCGCCTGAGCCCAAATCCACAACTGTTTCTCCTTCTAAGATTCCTGCCAAACTCATAGGGCTTCCGCATCCGTAGAATCTATCTATTACTTCTTTTGGGATATGGCCTATATCTTCGACAGGGCATGTAGTAGGGCAACAAAGGTCTTCTCGGGGCTCTTGTGCGGCCTTACCGTAATATTCCCGCACAAATTCTCTGGTGTCATCGGACTTCTGCATATTTATAGCCTCCCTCGATAATTTTCACTTTTAGAAAATAATGTATTTTAAAAATACTACCTAATATAGTGTTTATTATATAGCTTACGTATCTCATTAAAAATTAGATGTAGCAGCACCACAAAAGATGCATAATAATTATTCAATAATGAAGAGTTTTTTTAGCATACCTGTTTTCATTTAATGAGCTTAATGTAGATTAGTAGCTAGAGCTCTATTAAGAGGACTAATTCATATGTTAAAAGCTATTATTTTTGATTTTGACGGGGTTATTGCGGATACTGAGCCGCTTCATCTAAAGGCGTTTCAGCTCACACTTGCAGATAACGGTATAGATCTAAGTCATCAAGAATATGTTGAAGACTATCTTGCTTATGATGATAAAACGTTTTTTAAAGAGTTATTCAAAAACAAAGAAATAGATCATGACGGGGCCTTGATAGAAGATTATATGGAGCAAAAGTCTCAGCATTTCGAAAGTGTGCTAAGAGGCAATATTATAATACTTGAAGGAGTGCCCGATTTCATAAGAGAAATTAAGGATATATACCCTCTTTCTATTGGCTCAGGTGCACTTAGGGCAGAGATAGTAGAAATATTAAATTACGCAGGATTAATGGAGCATTTTGACATCATAGTGAGTGCGGATGATGTTGAGAACTGTAAGCCTGATCCTGAAGTCTATAATAAAGTTCTAGACCAACTTAATTCTGCTGCAAACTCCGAAATTAAAGCAGGAGAGTGTTTGGTAATAGAAGACTCAATCTCAGGGATCAAGGCTGCGCATCAAGCAGGCATGAAATGTTTGGCAATATCAAACTCTTATTCCGAAAAGGAACTCTCTGACGCTGAACTGGTGGTGAGTTCATTATCGTCAGTATCAGTTTCTAAAATCCAGGAGCTCTTTAAATAAGGCCAGAAAAGAACAAAAATGAAAATAACAGCTCTAATAATGGCAGGCGGCGAGGGTAAGAGGTTTTGGCCGCTCAGCACAAAAACAAACCCGAAGCAGTTCCTATCTCTTGTTGGAGATAAATCTCTTATAAGACAAACTGTGGACAGAATACTACCGCTTATTCCTATAGAAGATATTTATATTGTCACCGGTGAGATGTATGGTGATCAAACGCTCGAGCATATACCAGAGCTTCCAAAAGAAAATTTAATCCTAGAGCCATACGGCAGAAACACAGCTCCTTGCATAGTCTACGGATCGTTAAAGATTCAAAAGAGAAAAGAAGATTCAATTACTGTTGTGCTTCCCGCGGATCATGTAATTGGAGATGATGAGGAATTTAGAAAAGTTCTAAAGTTTGCATATGATACGGCGCAAAAAGAATTGGAAAATGGAGACTACCCATTAATAACTCTGGGCGTTACCCCAACTATGCCTGAGACAGGTTATGGATATATCAAAGCAACAGATGGATTGATTAATTCAGCTGGGAAATATTCTGCCAATGAGGTAGATAAATTTACGGAAAAGCCGGACACCCAAACTGCCGTCAAATTTATTAGTCAGGGCAGCTACTATTGGAATAGCGGAATTTTTATCTGGAAGACCTCTTCGATACTTTCTTCCTTTGCCCAAATTATGCCGGATTGGTATGAATATTTTGAAGAAATATCAAGTAATATTGGGAAGTTGTCTGAAAAGGATGCTGTATGTAAATTTTTCGACAACATCTCTGGCGGCTCTATAGATAAGGTTATCCTTGAACATTCCGAAAACACCGCAGTTATTCCTATTAATTTCCCATGGAGCGATATTGGCAGTTGGTATGCACTGGATGAGTATTTGAGAGGGGGAGCTCAGCAAAACATAGAAAAAGGCAATGTAATTTCGGTCGATTCAGAGCGGTGTATGGTGTTTGGGGGCGAAAAACAAGTTGCATTAGTTGGCGTTTCAGATCTTATTGTTGTTGAATCGCAAGATTCTTTGTTGGTTTTAAATAAAAATAGGTCCCAAGATGTTAAGAAAGTGGTTGAAGAGATAGATAAAAAAAAGAAATAGCTCATCTCCAACCTCCCATATTTATTGAAAAATCTCAATAAATCACCTAAAATTAACTATAAGTATATTATTTCGGTATATTCAATATATAAGGAAAAAGAGAATTTATTATGAGAAAAGGTATTCCATTTATAGTTTCAGGGCCCTCTGGAGGCGGAAAAACAACGCTGGCAAAGAGTATGCTTCATAAATTGGATAATTTAAGGTTTTCGGTTTCTTGCACTACTAGAAAGCCTAGAGAAGACGAAATAGATGGTAAAGACTATAAATTTATTTCCAAAGATGAGTTTGAAGATATGGTGACTAATAATAAATTTGTAGAACACGCGCTTGTTCATGGAAACTACTACGGCACACCGCTTTCCGAATTTGATGCTGCCCAGAAGATCGGCGTTGACCTTCTTTTAGATATTGATGTGCAGGGTGCTGCACAAATAAAGAGAAATTATCCAGATGCTGTATTTTGCTTCGTGTTACCACCTTCGATTGCAATACTAAAAGAGCGTCTAGTAGAAAGAAATAGTAATGGTGAGATTGATATTAACCGAAGGCTTGAAAGGGCAAAAGAAGAAGTGGCCCCCTCAATTTTAGAAGAATATGATTATATTATAATAAATGACGATTTAGACGAAGCGCTGGATGCTATGCACTCAATAATAGTCTCTAAGCGTTGTGAGAGTGAAATAGTGATAAATAAAGTTAAATCTAACTTTTTGAAAGAATAATATGATTAGGCTTAATGACATAATTGATGATGTGAACAAATATCTCCACCTAACCGACAAGGATGTGGAGCTAATTAAGAAAGCATATGTGTATTCTGCAAAAGTTCACTCGGGCCAAAAGCGCAGCTCAGGAGAGCCCTATCTAAGCCACCCACTTGAAGTAAGTGGGATCTTGGCACAAATGAAGCTGGATATTTCCTCAATTATTACAGGTCTTCTTCACGATACGGTTGAAGATACTCTAGCAACGAGTGAAGAAATTGAGACTATGTTCGGAAAGGAAATAGCTTTTTTAGTTGAGGGCGTTACAAAAATTGGCCAGCTTCCTTATACATCCAAGATTGAACGCCAGGCAGAGGGATTTAGAAAACTAATATTGGCAACTGCAAAAGATATTAGGGTGGTCCTCATTAAGCTGGCCGACCGGCTTCACAATATGAGAACTTTGGAGCACCTTGCCAAAGATAAGCAAAAGAGAATCGCAAGCGAAACATTTGATATATACGCACCTTTGGCCCATAGACTCGGTATTAACTGGGTAACCACTGAACTTGAGGATCTTTCTTTTAGGTTCTTAAATGCAGAGGAATATAATAGTATATCAAAGCAGATCACCAAGAAACGAAAGTCGTGGGAAGCACACGTTGAAGAGGCAAAAGTCATTTTGATCGAAAAGCTGTCCGAATTTGATTTAACGCCTGAGATTGCCGGCAGATTTAAACATATCTACGGCATACACAGAAAGATGCAGGATCAAAACCTGGAATTTGAACAGGTATACGATGTTATGGCGTTTCGTTTAATTACCGATTCTTTGAAAGAATGTTATGAGACACTGGGAGCTGTGCATGCATCTTGGAAACCGGTTCCCGGGCGTTTTAAAGATTATATAGCCCTCCCAAAAGGAAATGGCTATCAATCTCTTCATACAACTGTAATAGGGCCATTTAACGAGAGGATGGAGATTCAGATAAGAACAAGGGCCATGCATGAAGTTGCGGAGTCGGGAGTGGCTTCTCATTGGAAATATAAAGAGGGTAAACTCGACGGAGGTGGCACGTATGAGATATATGCAACCCTAAGACAGCTTCTTGAGTGGAAGGATATTCAAGATCCGACAGAATATATGGAGGCCATCAAGGGCGAGCTAATCGCAGATGTGGTTTATGTCTTTACACCCGATGGAGATTTAAAGGAACTACCTACCGGAGCAACCCCAGTTGATTTTGCGTATGCAATTCACACTGAAGTCGGAAATAAGTGTATGAGGGCAAATGTAAACGGCAAATTAGTTCCGCTTAACCATCAGCTTAAAACAGGAGACAATATTGAGATTGTAACATCTAAGGATCAACATCCTAACCGTGATTGGCTTAAGTTTGTAGTTACCTCGGGCGCCAAAACCAAAATCCGTAATTGGCTCAGAAATGAGGAGAGAAAACAATCTGAGATAGTAGGAAAGTCTATTTGCGAGAGAAAATTTAAACAACACGGGCTTGATTTTCAGTCTATGCTCAAAAAAGGTCATTTAGCGAAGGCGCTGTCAGACCTAAAAATCAAAGATGTCAAAGACCTATATCTTGCTGTAGGTTTTGGCAAAATCTCAGCAAACGATATTTTAAAGAAAGCCGCACCAAAAGATAGTCTTGATAGTGAGTCGGATCGGGAAAGAATAGATAAAATTATTAAGACCATTACTAGCTCAAGCGAAGGCGGGGTTTTGATCCGCGGCTATGATGATGTGATGATAAGGTTTGCTAACTGCTGCTCACCTCTTCCGGGTGAAGACATAATCGGCTATATAACCAGGGGAAAGGGAATAACGATTCATAGAAACGATTGTCCAAAGCTTTTGGAAGTGGATCATGAAAGAAGGATAGATGTTGAGTGGGACAGAAAGTTCAGAGGCCCACGCCCGGCCAGAATTTTAGTCACATGCACTGATAAACCAGGCATTCTCTCAAGCATAACAAGCACCTTTACTTCCTCTGAGGTTAATATCTCAAAGGCTGAGATTCACCCTATAGATGTTGAGGATGCTGTTGGAACGTTTGATGTAGTAGTATCTGATCTTTCACAGCTAGAAGATGTGATGCAATCTATTAAAAAAGTAAAAGGCGTAAAGTCTGTTCAGAGAATGAAGGAGATAGAAGCTCTGTAGTTAAAAGCCTGAATTTGTTATGACCTGATAAATCTATTGAAACACAATCGTAAGCCATATATACTCCAGTCCCAATTATGCTAAACATATTCTCTAAAGAACATAAAGCCAGAAAAAAAGCAAACCAACTACTTAAGCAAATAAAACCAGTTCTAGAGAAAAACCGCTCAAATATCTCTCCAGAAGCGGTCAGCATTTTGGATCAAAAAATCGGTAATCTAGAAAGAGTTATCAGCTCTGGGAGCCATGAAGAGCTTGTTCTGGCAACAGATGAGCTTGAGATTGCATCATCTGATTATTTGTCCAAATATACAAAGTCTAAGCTAAGACAAAATATCGAAGCACTTGCTTTTGCAATAATACTTGCTCTTATAATTAGAACCTTTGTCTTTCAGCCCTTTAAAATCCCTTCAGGATCTATGATCCCCAATCTATTAGTAGGAGATCACCTGCTTGTAAATAAATTTGTATACGGCACGAAGATACCATTTACTAACATAGAAGTATTTCCTCTAGAAAAAATTAAAAGGGGTGATGTGATTGTGTTTACTTACCCCAACAATGAAAGTGACCCTTCAAAAAATGGACTCTATTACATAAAACGAGTTATTGGGCTCCCAGGAGATGATATTGACCTTGATGGTAGACAACTAATCGTAAACGGTCAGAGCGTTCCTCTTGATTATATAGGAACGTATTCGGATGAAAGGAATACTCAGCAGTTTGATGAATACGAAGAGGATCTGTTTGGCGAAGAGCACACAGTTATATATAGAAAAGGAAAGGAAAACACAACCAAGGGAAGCTACATTCCTGTTACGAAAGTGCCTAAAGGCTATGTTTTTGTAATGGGTGATAACAGGGACAACAGCCAGGACAGTAGGTTCTGGGGCTTTGTGCCGATAGAGAATATTGCTGGAAAGGCTTTTATAATTCATTGGTCCTGGGACTTTGGAAATCCTGATCTATTAAATAAAGTAAG from Thermodesulfobacteriota bacterium encodes the following:
- a CDS encoding methyltransferase domain-containing protein, producing the protein MQKSDDTREFVREYYGKAAQEPREDLCCPTTCPVEDIGHIPKEVIDRFYGCGSPMSLAGILEGETVVDLGSGAGIDCFIASKKTGEQGKVIGVDMTDDMLKVATESITEVSANLGYENVEFRKGFLEEIPIDNKSVDLITSNCVINLSPDKRKVFGEMLRILKDHGRIVVSDIISSQKIPASITDNKELLGECIAGALTEDRFLSNLEQVGFYGIEVLGKTHWKTIENVDFFSISVRAYKFEKTAGCVFIGQHALYNGPFKVIIDEEGHVFPRNQAVEVCTDTAQKLTNAPYSGMFTILEPDQQSQEVSSCTPSATNGNGDTCC
- a CDS encoding HAD family phosphatase, which produces MLKAIIFDFDGVIADTEPLHLKAFQLTLADNGIDLSHQEYVEDYLAYDDKTFFKELFKNKEIDHDGALIEDYMEQKSQHFESVLRGNIIILEGVPDFIREIKDIYPLSIGSGALRAEIVEILNYAGLMEHFDIIVSADDVENCKPDPEVYNKVLDQLNSAANSEIKAGECLVIEDSISGIKAAHQAGMKCLAISNSYSEKELSDAELVVSSLSSVSVSKIQELFK
- a CDS encoding sugar phosphate nucleotidyltransferase — its product is MKITALIMAGGEGKRFWPLSTKTNPKQFLSLVGDKSLIRQTVDRILPLIPIEDIYIVTGEMYGDQTLEHIPELPKENLILEPYGRNTAPCIVYGSLKIQKRKEDSITVVLPADHVIGDDEEFRKVLKFAYDTAQKELENGDYPLITLGVTPTMPETGYGYIKATDGLINSAGKYSANEVDKFTEKPDTQTAVKFISQGSYYWNSGIFIWKTSSILSSFAQIMPDWYEYFEEISSNIGKLSEKDAVCKFFDNISGGSIDKVILEHSENTAVIPINFPWSDIGSWYALDEYLRGGAQQNIEKGNVISVDSERCMVFGGEKQVALVGVSDLIVVESQDSLLVLNKNRSQDVKKVVEEIDKKKK
- the gmk gene encoding guanylate kinase — translated: MRKGIPFIVSGPSGGGKTTLAKSMLHKLDNLRFSVSCTTRKPREDEIDGKDYKFISKDEFEDMVTNNKFVEHALVHGNYYGTPLSEFDAAQKIGVDLLLDIDVQGAAQIKRNYPDAVFCFVLPPSIAILKERLVERNSNGEIDINRRLERAKEEVAPSILEEYDYIIINDDLDEALDAMHSIIVSKRCESEIVINKVKSNFLKE
- a CDS encoding bifunctional (p)ppGpp synthetase/guanosine-3',5'-bis(diphosphate) 3'-pyrophosphohydrolase, whose amino-acid sequence is MIRLNDIIDDVNKYLHLTDKDVELIKKAYVYSAKVHSGQKRSSGEPYLSHPLEVSGILAQMKLDISSIITGLLHDTVEDTLATSEEIETMFGKEIAFLVEGVTKIGQLPYTSKIERQAEGFRKLILATAKDIRVVLIKLADRLHNMRTLEHLAKDKQKRIASETFDIYAPLAHRLGINWVTTELEDLSFRFLNAEEYNSISKQITKKRKSWEAHVEEAKVILIEKLSEFDLTPEIAGRFKHIYGIHRKMQDQNLEFEQVYDVMAFRLITDSLKECYETLGAVHASWKPVPGRFKDYIALPKGNGYQSLHTTVIGPFNERMEIQIRTRAMHEVAESGVASHWKYKEGKLDGGGTYEIYATLRQLLEWKDIQDPTEYMEAIKGELIADVVYVFTPDGDLKELPTGATPVDFAYAIHTEVGNKCMRANVNGKLVPLNHQLKTGDNIEIVTSKDQHPNRDWLKFVVTSGAKTKIRNWLRNEERKQSEIVGKSICERKFKQHGLDFQSMLKKGHLAKALSDLKIKDVKDLYLAVGFGKISANDILKKAAPKDSLDSESDRERIDKIIKTITSSSEGGVLIRGYDDVMIRFANCCSPLPGEDIIGYITRGKGITIHRNDCPKLLEVDHERRIDVEWDRKFRGPRPARILVTCTDKPGILSSITSTFTSSEVNISKAEIHPIDVEDAVGTFDVVVSDLSQLEDVMQSIKKVKGVKSVQRMKEIEAL
- the lepB gene encoding signal peptidase I, with product MLNIFSKEHKARKKANQLLKQIKPVLEKNRSNISPEAVSILDQKIGNLERVISSGSHEELVLATDELEIASSDYLSKYTKSKLRQNIEALAFAIILALIIRTFVFQPFKIPSGSMIPNLLVGDHLLVNKFVYGTKIPFTNIEVFPLEKIKRGDVIVFTYPNNESDPSKNGLYYIKRVIGLPGDDIDLDGRQLIVNGQSVPLDYIGTYSDERNTQQFDEYEEDLFGEEHTVIYRKGKENTTKGSYIPVTKVPKGYVFVMGDNRDNSQDSRFWGFVPIENIAGKAFIIHWSWDFGNPDLLNKVRWDRILSGID